A stretch of Cicer arietinum cultivar CDC Frontier isolate Library 1 chromosome 5, Cicar.CDCFrontier_v2.0, whole genome shotgun sequence DNA encodes these proteins:
- the LOC101511770 gene encoding uncharacterized protein, whose translation MGKDAKAKESGGKGKGKQAASGSDENASKGKGKGAKGGDGLGTCTYVKARHILCEKQGKINEAYKKLQDGWLSNGDKVPPAEFAKVAQEYSECPSGKKGGDLGWFPRGKMAGPFQEVAFNTPVGVTSAPFKSTHGYHIILSEGRKN comes from the exons ATGGGAAAAGACGCAAAGGCAAAGGAGTCAGGAGGGAAGGGTAAGGGAAAGCAAGCTGCAAGTGGAAGCGATGAGAATGCTTCCAAGGGAAAAGGAAAAGGTGCGAAAGGTGGAGATGGGCTTGGTACTTGCACTTATGTCAAAG CAAGACATATCTTATGTGAGAAACAAGGTAAGATTAACGAAGCGTACAAGAAGCTGCAGGATGGTTGGCTTAGCAATGGGGATAAGGTCCCTCCAGCTGAGTTTGCAAAG GTAGCCCAAGAGTATTCTGAATGTCCATCAGGAAAGAAGGGTGGAGACCTTGGATGGTTTCCACGAGGAAAGATGGCTGGGCCATTTCAGGAAGTTGCCTTCAACACACCTGTTGGAGTTACTAGTGCTCCATTCAAATCAAC GCATGGCTACCATATTATCTTATCTGAAGGAAGAAAGAACTGA
- the LOC101495786 gene encoding uncharacterized protein — MDQGEYNSDEMYEGFEPDFEDMNDCLERDFDERYDDFDAMNDALNKEGEDVMVDLTDVFSTDMMFDTRDNLLKWARNVGRENGVVVVIFRSENATTRPRTKTKLILGCERSSKYRHWKNAKPTRSTWSRKCECPLRLRGTPSNVGDGWYLHVICGVHNHELAKKLTGHAFLGRLSQEEKVVLGDMTKNMIKPRNILMTIKDHNVTSLTTIKQVYNARQAYRSSLRGNRTEMQHLLTLMERDKYVYRYRKVEGSNELRDIFWTHPDAISLK, encoded by the exons ATGGACCAAGGGGAATACAATAGTGATGAAATGTATGAAGGTTTCGAACCTGATTTTGAGGATATGAATGACTGTTTGGAACGTGATTTCGATGAAAGGTATGATGATTTTGATGCAATGAATGATGCTTTGAACAAGGAAGGTGAAGATGTTATGGTTGATTTGACTGATGTATTTAGCACCGACATGATGTTTGATACGCgagataatttattaaaatgggCTAGAAATGTTGGAAGGGAAAATGGAGTTGTCGTTGTTATTTTTAGATCTGAAAATGCGACAACACGACcaagaacaaagacaaaattaattcttggttgtgaaagaagCAGTAAATATAGACATTGGAAGAATGCTAAACCGACGAGGAGTACTTGGAGTAGAAAATGTGAATGTCCTTTAAGATTGAGAGGTACACCATCAAATGTTGGTGATGGATGGTATCTGCATGTAATATGCGGTGTCCATAACCACGAATTGGCCAAAAAACTGACTGGTCATGCTTTCTTAGGCCGATTGTCTCAAGAAGAGAAAGTTGTACTTGGTGATATGACGAAAAATATGATCAAACCAAGAAACATATTGATGACAATAAAGGATCATAATGTTACAAGTTTGACGAcaataaaacaagtttacaatGCACGTCAAGCATATCGTTCATCACTTAGAGGTAACAGAACAGAAATGCAACATCTTTTGACATTGATGGAACGCGACAAATATGTCTATCGATATAGGAAGGTAGAGGGTTCAAATGAGTTGAGGGATATCTTTTGGACTCATCCAGACGCTATCagtctt aaatga
- the LOC101512086 gene encoding galactoside 2-alpha-L-fucosyltransferase-like produces MQESINLISNMKRLHSRNHDEEELKSESYNRSSSISNRKCSLFTSTRFASLFLLTLFLFSLSFILPHSPSTITTTSLLQLKQTQQQGLNIGASDSAEFLKDTLLGGLLAAGFDERSCLSRYHSVKGLSGNPSPYLISRLRKYEALHKECGPYTKSYNKTVKDLRSGLLSESPDCKYVVWISYSGLGNRILTLASAFLYALLTNRVLLVDPGVDMVDLFCEPFPDVSWFLPPDFPLNSQLQSFNQKSDQCHGKMLKNKSVTNSKVPSFVYLHLAHDYDDEDKLFFCDEDQKFLHKVPWLVMRTDNYFTPSLFLMPSFEHELSNLFPNKETVFHFLGKYLFHPTNKVWGLVIRYYEAYLTNVDERVGIQIRVFDTRPGPFQHVLDQILACTLKENLLPNVVKKHDIPSSFGKFKSKAVLMTSLSSGYFEKVRDMYWEFPTVTGEVVGVYQPSHEGHQQTGKQIHNQKAWAEMYLLSLTDVLVTSSWSTFGYVAQGLGGLKPWILYKPENETAPDPPCQHAMSMEPCFHAPPFYDCKAKRGTDTGALVPHVRHCEDMSWGLKLVDN; encoded by the exons ATGCAAGAATCAATTAATCTAATATCGAACATGAAGAGGCTTCATAGTAGGAATCACGACGAGGAAGAACTCAAGTCGGAGTCGTACAATCGCTCTTCTTCAATTTCCAATAGAAAATGTTCTCTATTTACTTCCACGCGCTTCGCTTCTCTCTTTCTCCTCACTCTctttctcttctctctctcaTTCATTCTTCCACATTCtccatcaacaataacaactacTTCTCTCCTTCAactcaaacaaactcaacaaCAAG GCTTGAACATTGGTGCCTCTGATTCTGCTGAGTTCCTAAAAGATACACTACTTGGTGGACTTCTAGCAGCTGGATTTGATGAAAGATCCTGTCTCAGCAGGTATCATTCAGTTAAAGGACTATCAGGGAATCCATCTCCTTACCTCATTTCTAGATTACGAAAATACGAAGCTCTCCACAAAGAATGTGGACCTTATACCAAATCCTATAATAAAACGGTGAAAGATCTCCGTTCTGGTCTTTTAAGTGAGTCTCCAGATTGTAAATATGTAGTATGGATTTCATATAGTGGGTTAGGAAACAGGATATTGACCTTAGCTTCTGCATTTCTTTATGCTCTCCTCACGAACCGTGTTCTTTTGGTTGATCCTGGAGTTGATATGGTTGATCTCTTTTGCGAACCGTTTCCAGATGTTTCCTGGTTTCTCCCTCCTGATTTCCCTCTCAACAGTCAATTACAAAGTTTCAATCAGAAATCTGATCAATGTCACGGGAAAATGCTGAAAAATAAATCAGTTACAAATTCCAAAGTGCCTTCTTTTGTCTACCTTCATCTGGCCCATGATTATGATGACGAGGATAAGCTTTTCTTCTGCGACGAAGACCAAAAATTTCTTCACAAAGTACCATGGTTAGTGATGAGAACCGATAATTACTTTACTCCATCACTATTCTTGATGCCGTCTTTTGAGCATGAGCTCAGTAATCTCTTTCCAAACAAGGAAACAGTTTTCCATTTCTTAGGAAAATATCTGTTCCACCCCACAAACAAAGTTTGGGGACTTGTTATTAGATACTATGAAGCTTATTTAACTAATGTTGATGAGAGAGTAGGGATCCAGATAAGAGTTTTTGACACTAGACCAGGTCCATTTCAACATGTATTGGATCAAATATTAGCTTGTACTTTGAAGGAGAATCTTTTGCCTAATGTTGTGAAGAAGCATGATATACCTAGTTCATTTGGAAAATTTAAGTCGAAAGCAGTACTAATGACATCCTTAAGCTCTGGTTATTTCGAAAAAGTAAGAGACATGTATTGGGAATTTCCAACAGTGACCGGGGAAGTTGTTGGAGTTTATCAACCAAGCCACGAGGGACACCAACAAACTGGGAAGCAAATACACAACCAGAAAGCTTGGGCGGAAATGTATCTGTTGAGTTTAACCGACGTGTTGGTCACTAGCTCATGGTCTACTTTCGGCTATGTTGCGCAGGGGCTTGGAGGTTTGAAACCATGGATACTATACAAACCTGAGAATGAAACAGCTCCTGATCCTCCTTGTCAACATGCGATGTCAATGGAGCCGTGTTTTCATGCTCCTCCATTCTATGATTGCAAGGCGAAGAGAGGAACTGATACAGGTGCACTTGTTCCACACGTAAGGCATTGTGAAGATATGAGCTGGGGTCTTAAGCTTGTAGACAATTAA